The Amycolatopsis umgeniensis DNA segment AGCTGAGGCACGCCTTCGGTGAGCGCGGTCCCGAAGGAGGAGTCGGAAATCGACCGGATGAAGAACGCGACGCCCATCAGCCAGTCGCCGCGGCGGCGTTCGTCGAGCGGCAGGATCTCGGCGATGATCGCGCGCAGGATGGCCTTGGGCGTCGAGGGCACTTCGCCCGCGTCCAGCCGGGCTTTGAGGCGCTCCTCGTACATCTGCGAGCGGCGCTCGATGGCGAAGAGCAGCATCTCGTCCTTGGTCTTGAAATAGTGCTGCACCAGGCCCATCGACATGCCGGCTTCGGCGGCGACGTGGCGAAGGCTGACCCCTTCGAGGCCGCGCGTGGCCGTCAGCCGCCGGAGCGCCTCGGCGATCTCCACCCGCCGCGCGGCGTGATCCACCTGCTTCGGCACCTTCACCGTCCGTTTCGTCGTTTGCAATGCGATCGCATTGCCACTACGGTCCCAGGCTATTACGATGCGATCGCATTGTAAACGAACGTCGGGGGTGAAATCGGTGGAAGCCGATCGGGGGAAGGTACGGCTGAGGCCGCCGCGGAACGCGCTGGATCAGCGGGTCGTGGGCTGGTGGCGGCTGCAGGGAACGATCTTCTGGATCTCGCCGGTGCTGGTACTGGTGCTGCTCGGGCTGCTCATCGCGCCCGCGCGGTTCTGGCTGCTGATGCCGGCGGCGGTGTTCGCGGTGCTGGGCCTCGTCTGGGTGATCGCGATGCCGCTGTGGTGGTTCAAGGTGCATCGCTGGGAGGTCACGGAAACCGCGGTGTACGCGCGCTCCGGGTTCTTCTGGCAGGAGTGGCGGGTCGCGCCGATGTCGCGGATCCAGACCGTGGACACCCTGCGCGGACCGTTGCAGCAGGTGTTCAAGCTCGCGACCGTCACGGTCACCACGGCGTCGGCGCGGGGCGCGGTCAAGATCCGCGGGCTGGACCACGAACTGGCCGCGAGCCTGGCGGAACAGCTCACCGAAACGACTCAGGCGACGCCGGGGGACGCGACATGACCTCGGGGGAGTTCGAGGGCTGGAGCACGCTCGACAAACGGACGCTCGCCGTCACCGCGCTGACCATGGCGGGCGCGGCCGTCGGCGCCGGGATCCCCACCACGGTCGCGATCGTCGGCGGCGGCGGGAGTTTCTGGGTCACGCTCGCGTGGGTCGTGGCCGGTGGGGTGGTGCTCGTCGGCGGCGGCGTGCTGGCGGAACTGTTCTACTGGAAGGGCGTGCGCTACCGGGTCACGCCGGACCGGCTGGAGACGGCGTTCACGCTGGTCTTCCGGTCCCGGAAATCCCTGCAACGCGAACGGATCCGCAACGTCGACCTGACGGCCAACCCGCTGCACCGGCTGTTCGGTGTCGCGGTGGTGACCATCGGCACCGGATCGCACGAATCGGGCGGGCAGGGCCGGATCAAGCTCAACCCCGTTTCGCGAGCCGAGGCCGAGCGGCTGCGTGCGGATCTGTTGCGCCGCACGGAAATCGCGGAGACCGACGAGGACGCGCCGCTCGCCGAACTGGACCGGAACTGGATCCGCTACGCGCCGATGTCGTTCCTCAGCCCGGCGCTCGGCCTCGCCGCCGGTGGCGGGCTCATGCAGGTCTCCGAGTGGATGGGACTGCAGAAGGGCCTGATCGACTGGGTGATCGGCCTGTTCCGCGGGATCCCGCTGGTGGTGGCGATCCTCATCCTGCTGGCGATCGCGATGGCCGTCGGCGTGGTCGGCGCGCTGGGCCTGTGGGTCGAGATGTGGTGGAACTACCGGCTCGACCGCGAGGCGGGCGGCACGCTGCGAGTGCGCCGCGGACTGTTCACCACACGCTCGATCTCGATCGAGGAAGCCCGCCTGCGCGGTATCGACCTCGTCGAGCCGCTCGGGAACCGGATCTCCGGCGCGGCCCGCGTCGACGCGATCGCCACGGGCATGCGACAGAGCGACGAGCAGGACAAAACCGACTACCACACGCTCCTGCCCGCCGCGCCGATCGCGACGGCCAACCGGATCGCCGCCGAAGTCCTGCGCGAACCGATTTCACCGACCGAAGCCGTCCGGCTCACCGGGCATCCGCGCGCCGCGCGGGGGCGGCTGCTGCGCTGGTGGGTCGGTTCGGTGGTGGTACTGCTGGCGATCTTCGCGATCCTCGGCTTCCTGCTCACCGACGTCCTCCTGGTGATCGGCGCCTTGCTCGGGATCGTGCTGCTGCCGATCTCGGTGCTGCTGGCGCTGGACGCCTATCGCAACCTCGGGCACGGGATCACCGGGCGATACCTCGTCGGACGGCACGGGACCGTGCGGCGGAGCACTTTCGCCCTCGAGCGCGACGGCGTGATCGGCTGGACGGTCAAACAGTCGGTGTTCCAGCGGCGCAAGGGATTGCTGACGGTCACGGCGACCACGGCCGCCGGTTCCGGGGCGTACTCGGTGTACGACGCGGGGGAGGAGCAGGGCCTGCTGTTCGCCGAAGAGTCGGTGCCGGAGCTGCTGACGCCTTTCCTGGAACGAGCCTGACACCGCACTCGCGTGCTCAGACACCGCACTCATGTGCTCAGAGACGGAACTCGCGTGCTTGAACACGGAACTCGCGTGTGCGGCATCCGAGCACGCGAGTTCCGCCTCCAAGCACGTGAGTTCCGCCGCTGTGCACGCGAGTCACGTCGGCGGGCACTTGGCCCCGCAAGCGATGTCGCGAAAGCCACTTTCGGGACACCAGGCGTCCCGAAAGTGGCTTTCGCGACACCCAAGACCACTCACGGCCCGCTGGGCCGAGTCGGAGGTGTCGCGTGACTGGCCGGACGACTCGCGTGATCAGACGGACGACACTGGTGATCAGACGGACGACACGAGCGCGCCCGCGATCCGCCGAGAGTCGTCCGTCCAGACACGTGTGTCGTCCGTCTGATCACGCGAGTCGTCCCTCCAAGCACGCGAGTCATGGGCCCGACACTTCGGCCGCCGCCGAAACGTCCGCTGGCTACCGTCGTGACATGACCGCATTCGCCGCACTGCACGTCCCCGGTTCCCCGCTGCTCCTCCCGAACGTCTGGGAGTTCGGCACGGCCGCCTTCCTGGCCGCGCAAGGCTTCCCGGCGCTCGGCACCACCAGCCTCGGGGTCTCGGCCGCCGAGGGGGAGCCGGACGGCGCCCCGTCCTCGAAGGACGCCACCGTCCGGCTGGCCCGGCGGCTCGCCGGGTTGGACGCGCTCATCAGCGTCGACCTCGCCGACGGGTTCAGCGAAGACCCGGGCGAGGTCGGCGCGCTGGCGGCGGAACTCGCCGAGGCCGGTGTCGCGGGGATCAACCTCGAAGACGCCCTCGGCGATCCCGTGCGGCACGCGGCCAAGATCGCGGCCGCGAAGGAACGCGCTCCCGGCCTCTTCGTCAACGCGCGCACGGACACGCATTGGCTGGGGGAGCCCGACATCGAGGCCGCGATCGAACGCTCTCTGTCCTATGTGGACGCCGGGGCCGACGGGGTGTTCGTGCCGGGCCTCGCCGAACCGGCGGATGTCGAGCGGCTGGTGAAAGCCGTCGGCGTGCCGGTGAACCTGCTGTTCCTCCCCGGCAAGGTCACGGTCGACGGCCTGGCCGGGCTCGGCGTCGCGCGGATCAGCCTCGGCTCGCTGCCGTACCGGATGGCGCTGGCCGCCACGCTGCGCACGGTGGAGGCCATCCGTGACGGCGGCGAACTCCCGCTGGTCCCGCCGTCCTACGACGAAGTCGCGGCCCTGCTGCCGGAATCTCATTAGCCTCGGCAGCATGCAGACCTTCGGAGCCGAATTCGCCGTCCCGCCCGGTTATCTGAACACGCCCAGCATCGGCATCCCGCCGTCGCACGTGGCCGACGCGGTGGCGGAGGCCGTCGAGCGGTGGCGGCGCGGCGAGGCACGGCCGTCGGACTTCGACGAGCCCGTCGCGCGGACCCGGGCGGGGTTCGGCGCGCTGATCGGGGTCCCCGCGGAGCGGGTCGCGATCGGGGCGTCCGTCTCGCAGCTGATCGCGAACGTGGCGGCCGGGCTGCCCGACGGCGCCGGCGTGCTGGCCGCCGGGAACGACTTCACCAGCGTCACCTTCCCGTTCGCGGCCCAGGCGTACCGCGGGGTGAAGGTCACCGAAGTCCCGCTGGACGAGCTGACCGAGCGCGTCGAGGGGCACGATCTCGTCGCGGTCAGCGTCGTCCAGTCGGCGGACGGCGCCCAGATCGACCTCGACGCGCTCCGGGCCGCGGCCGAGGCGGCGGGCGCGGCGGTCCTGCTCGACGTCACCCAGGCCGCCGGCTGGCAGCCGCTCGACCTCGGCTGGGCCGACTGGGTGGTCGGCGCGAGCTACAAATGGCTGCTCGCGCCGCGAGGGGCGGCGTGGCTGGCCGTGCATCCGAGGGTGCTGGAGCGGGCGGTGCCGGTCGCCGCAAACTGGTACGCGGGGGAGGACCGCTGGCAGACCGTCTACGGCCTCCCGCTGAGGCTCGCGGAGGGCACCCGGTCGCTCGACCTGTCCCCGGCCTGGCTCTCGTTCGTCGGCGCCGCCGTCGCGCTGGACTACCTCGGGTCCTTGGATCTGGAAGCCGTCCGCGCGCACTGCGTTGGCCTCGCCGACTCACTCCTCGAAGCGCTTGGGTCACCCGGTCAGGGGAGTGCGATCGTCTCGCTCGACGCGGCCGCCCACCGGGTGAAGGAAGCGGGCATCGTGGCCGGTACCCGGGCCGGAAGGCAGCGATTCGGGTTCCATCTCTACAACACGGCTGACGACGTCGAACGGGTGATAAGCACGTTCAGGTGAACCGCCGGACCGGCGTGAACTACCGTATGTTCCCGTGGTTGGTGCGCAATTTACCCCGGGAGCGACGGAAACGGCCCGGCTTCAGCCGGTGCGACCGGCAGGGCCGGGCGGGCCGCCGCCCGCCCCGAAGCCGTCGAGGGACACCAAGGCCCTCGCGCTGAAAGGTGCCGGACTGGTCGCCATCGCGGTCGTCTCGGCCCTGCTCTGGTGGCTGATCCGGCACGAGCCCGAGGCGACCCCGGTCGCGGACGTGCCGTCGAAGAGCGGCCAGTTCCAGTACACGCTGATCGAGGGACCGCAGGTCACCTCCGACTGCGCGAGCAAGGCCTACGGCGACACCAAGCAGTTCTTCTCCGAGACGCCGTGCACACGCCTGTCGCGGGCGCTGTACACGACCGAAACCGCCGGGAAGAAGGCGCTGGTCTCGGTCGTCCTGGTCACCATGCCCGGCGAGGTCACCGCGACCCAGCTCAAGGCGCTCACCGACAAGGACGGCACGGGCAACGTGTCCGACCTGGTGCGCGACGGCACCTTCAAGGGTCAGGGTGCCCCGAAGATCTCCGGGCAGGACGCCGCCTACGACTCCCACGTCACCGGACCCGAGGTGGCCATCGTGCTGGCCGGTTTCTACGACAAGCAGACCGACAAGCCGGTGCTGGAGCGGATCGCGACCGACGCCCTGCGGCTTTCGGGTGATCTGCGCCGCTGAGTTTCCAGTACATGAAGGCCCCCTTCCTTGCGCCAGGCGCAAGGAAGGGGGCCTTCATGTACTTCAGACCGACTGGCCCGGCATGGCGATCGCGACCGGCTTCGCGCCGAACTCCGCCCGCCACGCCGTCCCCCGCCGCGCCGACCCGATGAGCGCGTTCAACGCCGTCGTCCGCAGGGCCGCGTCGTCGGTCCTGTCGATCACGCCGAGCCAAGCCGCCGTCACGTCGGACTCGGCCGTCGCCACCAGTTCCATCGCCGAGTTCGCCTCGGTCACCGGCTTCGGCGGCACGTACGCGGCCTCCGGTCCCGCGGGCGCCTGGCCCGCCGCGGAAAGCATCCGTTCGCAGACGTTCCGCCGCTTGACGTGCTCGGCCGTACCTCGCGCCACCGCGCCGCTGAAGGCGGCGGGCAGATAGGCGCTGACCAGCCCGTACACCCAGATCGCCGAGTGTTCGGTGGCCAACGCCTGCTGGACCGCCTCCGCCGCTTCCTGGTTCAGCGGGGCACCCGCGGGGACTTCGACCGCACCGGCGTCGTCGCCGCGGCCGAGCTTGTCCGAACTCTGCTGCAACGCCGCGCAGCCCGCCGCGATCGAAGCGACCATCCCGGCGCGGTAGCGGGGGAGCGAAGACACGAGGCCCTCAGCTTGTTTGCGGGCCTGTGCGAGCCGCTCCTTGAGCCCGTCCACCGACGACGGCGGGGTTTCCGCCGGGCCTGACTGCTCCGGCTTGGGGCGGTTGAGCCGGTCCACCTCGGTCTTGAGCGCCGCCGCGTGCGCTGCCCGCGCTGTCGCGACAGCCTCGCCCTCGGCGCCTGTCACCGCCTTCGCGCCCGCCGCGTCGGTCTCCGCCGCGCGCAGCAGCGGGCCCAGCGGGTCGGGGGTTTCGTCGAACCCGGGGGAGCAGGCAGCCGCGAGCGGCACGGCCACCGCGGCCAGCGCTCCCCACCGCAGGAAAGCGCGACGGCTCGGCCAGGTGGGCTCTGTCGATCTTCCGGTCACGCCGCCCCATCCTGCCAGTACCCCGTGCGGGGCCGCCGCTCGCGCGTCACGCGGGGGTCACCAGATAAGCTGGTCCACTACCGAACCCGGATCCACACCGCCGGGTCGCCCACAGCCGAACAGGAGCGCTCCACCGTGCCCAACGACCTCGCCAGCAGGCTGGAGCCCATCGTGGCCGAAGCCGTCAAGGCCGCGGGTTTCGACCTCGATTCCTTCGAGGTCCAGCAAGCAGGCCGCCGTCAGCTGGTCAAGGTCGTCGTCGACGGGGACGACGGCGTCGGACTGGACGAGGTGGCGAGCGTCAGCCGCGCGGTTTCCGCCGCGCTCGACGAGAACGAGCACGTGATCGCCAGCGCGTACACGCTCGAAGTCACCTCGCCGGGCCTCGACAGGCCGCTGACCGTGCAGAGGCACTGGCGGCGCGCGAAGTTCCGCCTCGTCAAGGTCACGCCCGCCGAGGGCGCCGCGTTCATCGGCCGGGTGGGGCACGCGGGGGAGAAGGCCGCGCGCGTGCTCGTCGACGGCGAGATCCGGGACGTCGGTTACGCCTCGGTGGCCAAAGCGGTCATCGAGATCGAGTTCAAGCAACCACCTGCCGAGGACCTGAAACTGTTGGAAACCGATGCGTCGGCCCTGAACGCCGCCACCACAGAGCCGAAGGAGGAGCCGAAGTGAACGTCGACATCGCCGCGCTGCGCGCGATCGAACGGGACAAGGACATCCCCTTCGAGACGGTGATCGAAGCGATCGAGACCGCGCTGCTCACCGCGTACAAGCACACCGAGGGCCACCAGCCGCACGCCAGGATCGACATCGATCACAAGAGCGGGCTGGTACGCGTCCTCGCGCACACCCTCACCCCGGACGGCCAGACCGACGAGGAATGGGACGACACCCCCGAGGGCTTCGGCCGGATCGCCGCGACCACGGCGCGGCAGGTCATCCTGCAGCGCCTGCGCGACGCCGAGCACGAGAAGACCTTCGGCGAGTTCTCCGCCAAGGAAGGCGAGATCGTCGCCGGGGTGATCCAGCGCGACGCGCGTGCCAACGCCCGCGGCATGGTGATCATCCAGGTCGGCGACATCGAAGGCGTGCTGCCCGCGATCGAGCAGGTCCCGGGTGAGTCCTACGAGCACGGCGACCGGATCAAGGCCTTCGTCGTCACCGTCGCGCGCGGCAACCGCGGCCCGCAGATCACGCTGTCGCGTTCGCATCCGAACCTGGTGCGCAAGCTGTTCGCCCTCGAGGTCCCCGAAATCGCCGACGGCACGGTCGAGATCTCCGCCATCGCGCGTGAGCCGGGACACCGCACCAAGATCGCGGTCCGCTCGACGGTGCCCGGCGTCAACGCCAAGGGCGCCTGCATCGGCCCGGTCGGCGCGCGGGTGCGCAACGTGATGAGCGAACTCGCGGGCGAGAAGATCGACATCATCGACTTCTCCGAAGACCCGGCGAGGTTCGTCGGGAATGCGCTGTCGCCCGCGAAGGTTGTGTCCGTTCGGGTCGTCGACGAGCGGGCCAAGACCGCTCGCGTCGTCGTCCCGGACTTCCAGCTTTCGCTCGCGATCGGCAAGGAGGGCCAGAACGCCCGCCTCGCCGCCCGTCTCACCGGTTGGCGGATCGACATCCGCAGCGACGCCGCTCCTGAGCAGGGTGATGAAGCACACGCCGGGCAGGCGCGGCCCGCCGCGGCAACCGGTTCGGCTGAGTGAAGGTCGAAGCGCTAGACTTACGAGTGGTTCAGAGCCCGCGGCCGGGAACCGACCTCCAGCATGACCGGGAAACTCCGGTTCGTACCTGTGTGGGTTGCCGTCGGCGGGCCTTGATCGGCGAGTTGCTGCGAGTGGTCGCGGCGGACGGACGGCTGATCGTCGACGAGCGTCGGCGGTTGCCGGGCCGGGGTGCTTGGTTGCACCCCGTGCCGGACTGTCTTGCCAAGGCCGAGCGGCGCAGGGCGTTCCCCCGAGCACTCCGTGTTCCGGGTTCGCTCGACGCCCAGGGTGTCCACGAACGCCTGGAGCGGCTCGCCGAAAGCTGAAGGCGCCGGGACATCCCCGGTGCCAGTTGGAATCAGGAAGCAGGTCGACCCGTCATGAGTCAGCCGTGAAGCTGAATCAATGAACGCGCGACAATAGGACGAGGTCTGCGGGTCTGCCGCCGGCCTCCCCAGATGAGGAGAGCTGTGCCAGGCAAGGCCCGAGTACATGAGCTCGCGAAAGAGCTCGGCATCACCAGCAAGGAAGTTCTCGCCAAGCTGAAGGACCAGGGCGAGTTCGTGAAGTCCGCGTCGTCGACTGTCGAAGCCCCGGTGGCCCGACGTCTTCGTGACGCGTACCCGTCCAAGGACGGCCAGAGCAAGAAGCCGGTTCCGACCCCCGGCCCGCGTCCGCCCGCGAAGCCCGCTGCCCCGGCTCCGGCCGCGAAGCCCGCTCAGCCCGCGCCCGCGGCCAAGACCGAGGCTCCGGCCGCCCCCGCGGCGTCCGCTCCGGCCGCGTCGGCGTCCGCTCCGGCGGCCCCGGCTCAGCAGCCGTCCCGTCCCTCCACCCCGGGCGTCCGCCCGGGTCCGCGCCCCGGCCCCCGGCCGCCGGCGCCGAAGGAAGAGGTCGCTCCGGCGGCGAAGGCCGCTCCGGCCGAGCCGAAGCAGGAGACCCCGGCCGCACCGGCCACCCCGCCGGCGTCCCAGGCGCCGTCGCAGGGTTCGGTCGTGCCGCCGAAGCCGCAGGGCCCCAAGCCCGGCGGCCCGAAGCCCGGCCCGCGCACCCCGCGCGTCGGCAACAACCCGTTCGGTGTGGGTTCCGGTGCTCCGGCCCAGCGTCCGTCGGGACCGCGTCCCGGTGGCGGGAACCAGCAGGGCGGCGACAACCGTCCGCCGCGTCCCGGTGGCGGGCAGGGCGGCGACCGTCCGGCCCCGCGTCCCGGTGGCGGCGCTCCCGGTGGTAACCGGCCGAACCCGGGCAACATGCCCCCGCGCCCGAACCCCGGCATGATGCCGGGCCGCCCGGCCCGTCCGGCAGGCGGTCCCGGTGGCGGCCGTGGCGGTCCCGGTGGCGGAGCCCGTGGTGGCCCCGGCGGCGGCGCTCGTGGCGGTCCCGGTGGCGGCGGCGGAGGTTTCCGCGGCGGTCCCGGTGGTGGCGGCGGCGGTGGCGGTTTCCGTCCCGGCGGCGGCGGTGGCGGCGGTTTCCGTCCCGGTGGCGGTGGCCCCGGTGGCGGCGGCGGTGCCCCGGCCGGTGGCGGCGGTTTCCGTGGCGGCGGCGGCCGTGGTGGCCCCGGTGGCCGTGGCGGTACCGCGGGTGCCTTCGGGCGTCCCGGTGGTCCCTCGCGCAAGGGTCGCAAGTCGAAGCGGCAGAAGCGCCAGGAATACATGGACAACATGCAGGCGCCCAGCGTCGGCGGCGTCCGCCTGCCCAAGGGCCAGGGCGAGACGATCCGTCTGCCGCGCGGTGCCTCGCTGACCGACTTCGCCGAGAAGATCGACGCCAACCCGGCTTCGCTGGTGCAGGTGCTCTTCCACCTCGGTGAGATGGTCACGGCGACGCAGTCGGTGTCCGACGACATCCTGGAACTGCTCGGCGGCGAAATGAACTACAACGTTCAGGTCGTCAGTCCCGAGGAAGAGGACCGGGAGCTGCTCGAGACCTTCGACATCACCTACGGCGAAGACGCGGGTGAGGAAGAAGACCTGCAGGTCCGTCCGCCGGTCGTGACCATCATGGGTCACGTCGACCACGGTAAGACCCGCCTGCTCGACACGATCCGCAAGACGAAGGTGCGCGAAGGTGAAGCCGGTGGCATCACCCAGCACATCGGCGCCTACCAGATCGAGACCGAGCTCGAGGGCAACCCGCGTCTGATCACCTTCATCGACACCCCGGGTCACGAGGCGTTCACCGCCATGCGTGCGCGTGGTGCGAACTCGACCGACATCGCGGTGATCGTGGTGGCGGCCGACGACGGTGTGATGCCGCAGACGGTCGAGGCGATCAACCACGCGCAGGCCGCCAAGGCGCCGATCGTGGTCGCGATCAACAAGATCGACAAGGAAGGCGCGAACCCGGACAAGATCCGGCAGCAGCTGACCGAGTACGGCCTGGTCGCCGAGGAGTACGGCGGCGACACGATGTTCGTCGAGATCTCCGCGCGGCAGAACATCAACATCGACGGCCTGCTCGAGGCGATCCTGCTGACCGCCGACGCCGCGCTGGACCTCCGGGCCAACCCGGCCATGGAGGCACAGGGTGTCGCGATCGAGGCCCACCTCGACCGCGGCCGCGGCCCGGTGGCCACGGTGCTGGTCCAGCGAGGCACGCTCCGCGTCGGTGACTCGGTCGTGGCGGGTGACGCCTACGGCCGCGTCCGCCGGATGGTCGACGAGCACAACGTCGACGTCACCGAGGCGTACCCGTCGCGTCCCGTCCAGGTCATCGGGTTCACCTCGGTGCCGGGTGCGGGCGACACCTTCCTGGTGGTCGACGAGGACCGCGTCGCCCGGCAGATCGCCGAGCGGCGTTCCGCCCGGACGCGCAACGCCCTCAACGCGTCGCGTCGCAAGCGGGTCAGCCTCGAGGACCTCGACTCCGCCTTGAAGGAGACGAACAGCCTCAACCTGATCATCAAGGGTGACAACTCCGGTACCGTCGAGGCCCTCGAAGCCTCGCTGGTGCAGCTCGATGTCGGCGACGACGTCGAACTCAACGTCGTCCACCGCGGTGTCGGTGGCGTCACCGAGTCCGACATCGACCTGGCGACAGCGTCCGACGCGATCGTCCTGGGCTTCAACGTCCGTGCGCAGGGCAAGGCGACCGAGCGGGCCACCCGCGAAGGCGTCGACGTCCGGTACTACACGGTCATCTACCAGGCGATCGAGGAGATCGA contains these protein-coding regions:
- a CDS encoding PH domain-containing protein, which encodes MRSHCKRTSGVKSVEADRGKVRLRPPRNALDQRVVGWWRLQGTIFWISPVLVLVLLGLLIAPARFWLLMPAAVFAVLGLVWVIAMPLWWFKVHRWEVTETAVYARSGFFWQEWRVAPMSRIQTVDTLRGPLQQVFKLATVTVTTASARGAVKIRGLDHELAASLAEQLTETTQATPGDAT
- the rimP gene encoding ribosome maturation factor RimP, with translation MPNDLASRLEPIVAEAVKAAGFDLDSFEVQQAGRRQLVKVVVDGDDGVGLDEVASVSRAVSAALDENEHVIASAYTLEVTSPGLDRPLTVQRHWRRAKFRLVKVTPAEGAAFIGRVGHAGEKAARVLVDGEIRDVGYASVAKAVIEIEFKQPPAEDLKLLETDASALNAATTEPKEEPK
- a CDS encoding PH domain-containing protein, which produces MTSGEFEGWSTLDKRTLAVTALTMAGAAVGAGIPTTVAIVGGGGSFWVTLAWVVAGGVVLVGGGVLAELFYWKGVRYRVTPDRLETAFTLVFRSRKSLQRERIRNVDLTANPLHRLFGVAVVTIGTGSHESGGQGRIKLNPVSRAEAERLRADLLRRTEIAETDEDAPLAELDRNWIRYAPMSFLSPALGLAAGGGLMQVSEWMGLQKGLIDWVIGLFRGIPLVVAILILLAIAMAVGVVGALGLWVEMWWNYRLDREAGGTLRVRRGLFTTRSISIEEARLRGIDLVEPLGNRISGAARVDAIATGMRQSDEQDKTDYHTLLPAAPIATANRIAAEVLREPISPTEAVRLTGHPRAARGRLLRWWVGSVVVLLAIFAILGFLLTDVLLVIGALLGIVLLPISVLLALDAYRNLGHGITGRYLVGRHGTVRRSTFALERDGVIGWTVKQSVFQRRKGLLTVTATTAAGSGAYSVYDAGEEQGLLFAEESVPELLTPFLERA
- a CDS encoding aminotransferase class V-fold PLP-dependent enzyme, with the protein product MQTFGAEFAVPPGYLNTPSIGIPPSHVADAVAEAVERWRRGEARPSDFDEPVARTRAGFGALIGVPAERVAIGASVSQLIANVAAGLPDGAGVLAAGNDFTSVTFPFAAQAYRGVKVTEVPLDELTERVEGHDLVAVSVVQSADGAQIDLDALRAAAEAAGAAVLLDVTQAAGWQPLDLGWADWVVGASYKWLLAPRGAAWLAVHPRVLERAVPVAANWYAGEDRWQTVYGLPLRLAEGTRSLDLSPAWLSFVGAAVALDYLGSLDLEAVRAHCVGLADSLLEALGSPGQGSAIVSLDAAAHRVKEAGIVAGTRAGRQRFGFHLYNTADDVERVISTFR
- a CDS encoding DUF4439 domain-containing protein, with the translated sequence MTGRSTEPTWPSRRAFLRWGALAAVAVPLAAACSPGFDETPDPLGPLLRAAETDAAGAKAVTGAEGEAVATARAAHAAALKTEVDRLNRPKPEQSGPAETPPSSVDGLKERLAQARKQAEGLVSSLPRYRAGMVASIAAGCAALQQSSDKLGRGDDAGAVEVPAGAPLNQEAAEAVQQALATEHSAIWVYGLVSAYLPAAFSGAVARGTAEHVKRRNVCERMLSAAGQAPAGPEAAYVPPKPVTEANSAMELVATAESDVTAAWLGVIDRTDDAALRTTALNALIGSARRGTAWRAEFGAKPVAIAMPGQSV
- the nusA gene encoding transcription termination factor NusA, encoding MNVDIAALRAIERDKDIPFETVIEAIETALLTAYKHTEGHQPHARIDIDHKSGLVRVLAHTLTPDGQTDEEWDDTPEGFGRIAATTARQVILQRLRDAEHEKTFGEFSAKEGEIVAGVIQRDARANARGMVIIQVGDIEGVLPAIEQVPGESYEHGDRIKAFVVTVARGNRGPQITLSRSHPNLVRKLFALEVPEIADGTVEISAIAREPGHRTKIAVRSTVPGVNAKGACIGPVGARVRNVMSELAGEKIDIIDFSEDPARFVGNALSPAKVVSVRVVDERAKTARVVVPDFQLSLAIGKEGQNARLAARLTGWRIDIRSDAAPEQGDEAHAGQARPAAATGSAE
- a CDS encoding YlxR family protein, whose translation is MIGELLRVVAADGRLIVDERRRLPGRGAWLHPVPDCLAKAERRRAFPRALRVPGSLDAQGVHERLERLAES
- a CDS encoding isocitrate lyase/PEP mutase family protein, with the protein product MTAFAALHVPGSPLLLPNVWEFGTAAFLAAQGFPALGTTSLGVSAAEGEPDGAPSSKDATVRLARRLAGLDALISVDLADGFSEDPGEVGALAAELAEAGVAGINLEDALGDPVRHAAKIAAAKERAPGLFVNARTDTHWLGEPDIEAAIERSLSYVDAGADGVFVPGLAEPADVERLVKAVGVPVNLLFLPGKVTVDGLAGLGVARISLGSLPYRMALAATLRTVEAIRDGGELPLVPPSYDEVAALLPESH
- a CDS encoding TetR/AcrR family transcriptional regulator; its protein translation is MPKQVDHAARRVEIAEALRRLTATRGLEGVSLRHVAAEAGMSMGLVQHYFKTKDEMLLFAIERRSQMYEERLKARLDAGEVPSTPKAILRAIIAEILPLDERRRGDWLMGVAFFIRSISDSSFGTALTEGVPQLFELFAVLIRQGQDAGEVDKSADAMHESTILWALADSQGTNIVMKHRTPDEAMSTVDYHLDRLFGSAPAG
- the infB gene encoding translation initiation factor IF-2 → MPGKARVHELAKELGITSKEVLAKLKDQGEFVKSASSTVEAPVARRLRDAYPSKDGQSKKPVPTPGPRPPAKPAAPAPAAKPAQPAPAAKTEAPAAPAASAPAASASAPAAPAQQPSRPSTPGVRPGPRPGPRPPAPKEEVAPAAKAAPAEPKQETPAAPATPPASQAPSQGSVVPPKPQGPKPGGPKPGPRTPRVGNNPFGVGSGAPAQRPSGPRPGGGNQQGGDNRPPRPGGGQGGDRPAPRPGGGAPGGNRPNPGNMPPRPNPGMMPGRPARPAGGPGGGRGGPGGGARGGPGGGARGGPGGGGGGFRGGPGGGGGGGGFRPGGGGGGGFRPGGGGPGGGGGAPAGGGGFRGGGGRGGPGGRGGTAGAFGRPGGPSRKGRKSKRQKRQEYMDNMQAPSVGGVRLPKGQGETIRLPRGASLTDFAEKIDANPASLVQVLFHLGEMVTATQSVSDDILELLGGEMNYNVQVVSPEEEDRELLETFDITYGEDAGEEEDLQVRPPVVTIMGHVDHGKTRLLDTIRKTKVREGEAGGITQHIGAYQIETELEGNPRLITFIDTPGHEAFTAMRARGANSTDIAVIVVAADDGVMPQTVEAINHAQAAKAPIVVAINKIDKEGANPDKIRQQLTEYGLVAEEYGGDTMFVEISARQNINIDGLLEAILLTADAALDLRANPAMEAQGVAIEAHLDRGRGPVATVLVQRGTLRVGDSVVAGDAYGRVRRMVDEHNVDVTEAYPSRPVQVIGFTSVPGAGDTFLVVDEDRVARQIAERRSARTRNALNASRRKRVSLEDLDSALKETNSLNLIIKGDNSGTVEALEASLVQLDVGDDVELNVVHRGVGGVTESDIDLATASDAIVLGFNVRAQGKATERATREGVDVRYYTVIYQAIEEIEQALKGMLKPEYEEVELGKAEIRDVFKSSKIGTIAGCLVISGEIRRNARARLLRDATVIAENLPISSLRRFKDDVVEVRDGYECGLTLGSYSDLKVGDVIETYEQREKPRA